One part of the Phragmites australis chromosome 3, lpPhrAust1.1, whole genome shotgun sequence genome encodes these proteins:
- the LOC133913287 gene encoding stem-specific protein TSJT1-like, which translates to MLAVFDPTVAKCPEGLRSPPVAGAAAGGGGSVGALMKGFSGAHEGAVTVSLGPAGALAYSAANQNPLVSRLFGAVNDIFCLFQGHIENIANLKQHYGLSKTANEVTILIEAYRTLRDRGPVPASQVVRDLSGKFAFILYDTMSKSTFVAADADGSIPFFWGVDSEDHMVFSNDAGLLKTGCGNSFAPFPKGCFYTTSGGLQSFEHPLHEVKAVPRVDSQGQMCGSTFKVDSEAKKKQDASIPRVGSAADWSHQF; encoded by the exons ATGCTGGCGGTGTTCGATCCGACGGTTGCCAAGTGCCCGGAGGGCCTCCGCAGCCCGCCGGTCGCCGGCGCGGCCGCCGGGGGCGGAGGCAGCGTGGGCGCGCTGATGAAGGGATTCTCCGGTGCTCACGAGGGCGCCGTCACCGTCAGCCTGGGCCCCGCTGGCGCGCTCGCGTACTCGGCGGCCAATCAGAACCCCCTCGTCTCCAG GTTGTTTGGTGCTGTGAATGACATCTTCTGCCTGTTCCAAGGGCACATTGAGAACATTGCCAACCTGAAGCAGCACTATGGCCTGAGCAAGACTGCGAACGAGGTGACCATCCTCATTGAGGCCTACAGAACCCTCAGGGACAGGGGGCCCGTCCCAGCCAGCCAGGTCGTGAGAGATCTCAGCGGGAAGTTCGCGTTCATCTTGTACGACACCATGTCGAAATCCACCTTCGTTGCTGCT GACGCTGATGGCAGCATCCCCTTCTTCTGGGGCGTCGACTCCGAGGACCATATGGTTTTCTCCAACGACGCTGGGCTCCTCAAGACGGGCTGCGGCAACTCATTCGCGCCATTCCCCAAAG GCTGCTTCTACACCACCTCGGGCGGGCTGCAGAGCTTCGAGCACCCGCTGCACGAGGTCAAGGCGGTGCCGCGCGTCGACAGCCAGGGCCAGATGTGCGGCTCCACCTTCAAGGTCGACAGCGAGGCTAAGAAGAAGCAGGACGCCAGCATCCCCCGCGTTGGCAGCGCCGCAGACTGGTCCCACCAGTTCTGA